AACCCACGGGTACTCACCCAGCCAGCAAACAAGGTGAGGAAGCGGCAGAACGAGGGCCGAGTGAAAGCGGGACGGACGAGCAGAATCAGCGACAGCAGCGTGTTGAGAGGAGGGGCGGTCATCGTGTACTGGACGGGAGAAGTCTTGGTCGACCTCACAACCAGTCCGGTGGCCGTCCCTTCCCCACGGCTCCCGCGCTCCCTCGCTCGCCCTCCTCAAAATGGCGAAAGTCGAGTCTGAGGGCTTGACCATCAATAAGCGTTGGCTTATTTGTTGGGCATGCAGAGCGCGGCCGAGCTCGAAAACAAGATCTTCCAGGCGTTGGCGGACCCCAGCCGTCGGGCGCTCTTCGAGTCGCTCACGCGTGGCGAAGCCGCGGTGAAGGACCTCACAGCGCGTTTCGACATCTCGCAGCCGGCGATCTCGCAGCACCTCGCCATCCTGAAAGACGCCGGTCTGGTGAACGGCCGGCGCGAGGGGCGCTGTGTCTACTACCGGGTGGAGCCGCGCGGGATGAAGCCACTCATCGACTGGATCTCTCACTACCGCGCCTTCTGGACGGAGCGCGTGGACCGCCTCGAACAACTGCTTGAGAAAATGGACCAATGAACCCCACCGACAAGACCGATCCATCACAAACTGCGGCCATCTCATTCGAGTTCGATTTGCGTCATCCGCCGGAGAAGGTGTGGCGAGCGCTGACCATCCCCGAGCTGCTCAACGAGTGGCTTCTACCCATCGTCCAGCTCGAGCTCGAACCGGGGGCCGCATTCACCTTCAAGGCGCAGCCGCAACCCGGCTGGGACGGGACCGTGAACTGCCGGTTCCTCGAGGTCGAAACGCATAAGAAACTCAGCTACGCGTGGGTCGTCGGCGACTTCATCGACACCGTCGTGACCTTCACCCTTACGCCCACGGCGTCGGGCACCCGGTTGTTCTTGGAGCAGTCGGGCTTCAAGCCTGACCAGAAGCAGAACTTCGGCGGTGCGCGCTACGGCTGGAAGATGATGGGCGGGAAGCTCGTCGACCTGCTCACGAGGCTCTCATGAACTGGAACAAATTGATTCGAGAAACCCATCGCTGGCTGTCCATTGCCTTCACGGTGGCCGTCATTGTCAACATCGTCGCCATGCTCACCCAGAAGCCCGGCTCGGAGGCAGCGGGACAAGATCAGTCCGCCATGCTGGTGGGCATGCTGGCGCTGCTCCCACTCATTGTGCTCCTGTTCACCGGTCTGTATTTGTTTGCGCTGCCGTATGTGACCAGGTGGCGTAGGGTCGACGCACCGGCGGTCAGGAACGATTAGCACCCACAATCTCACCCGGAGTGAAGGCGATGTCCGGCAAGACGACGAAGAAAGCCGCGGCGAGGAAGACGACCGCGAACGAGAAGACCGCGGCGGTCGCGAAGAAGCCCGCCGCCAGGCGTGTCGCTACGAAGGCGGCAAAGC
The genomic region above belongs to Cystobacter ferrugineus and contains:
- a CDS encoding ArsR/SmtB family transcription factor, with product MQSAAELENKIFQALADPSRRALFESLTRGEAAVKDLTARFDISQPAISQHLAILKDAGLVNGRREGRCVYYRVEPRGMKPLIDWISHYRAFWTERVDRLEQLLEKMDQ
- a CDS encoding SRPBCC family protein gives rise to the protein MNPTDKTDPSQTAAISFEFDLRHPPEKVWRALTIPELLNEWLLPIVQLELEPGAAFTFKAQPQPGWDGTVNCRFLEVETHKKLSYAWVVGDFIDTVVTFTLTPTASGTRLFLEQSGFKPDQKQNFGGARYGWKMMGGKLVDLLTRLS